From the genome of Henningerozyma blattae CBS 6284 chromosome 8, complete genome:
ttTTACGATATAATACATAATCtagcattttttttaaactttaaCCTACTTCTCCCAACTATCCCTTTGTACATCCCTTTGCATCTTTCCTTTTACATAATATAACCACATAATTTTTACTCGAATATActtgtttattattttacttttattattaatattaatactacTTTTTAACAATGGCGTTTCATGACAGAGAAAGATCCTCCAAAATTGGTAGCAATAATTCCAATCCACAATCTACCGGTTCTAATACGTCCAATGCAAGCAAACGAAACTATATCACCAAGCATATTCCTAGAGGGCCAAGGAAGAGGCCTTCCAACAATAGCAACATTTCTAATAGCAATGAGCACACTTCAACAGATTATAATGATAGCCTAAGTAATAATCCATTAGCCAAACGACTAAAACCAGCCCATACTCACCAGAACAACTCAATAAATAATGCCGATAATCGGTATAAAGAAAAGAGTTCTTCAAGGACAAATTCTCGATATCGTGGGGCAAATGATCaaagtaataataccaGTAACAGTACAAATTCTAATGATCGTTATTTAAATAGTAAttcaagaagaagaaacagTCATCGTAGAAgtcaaaattcaaattcaggCCCAAATTCTGGAAATAATACACGGTCGAGTTCACGTTATCAAGgacaaataaataatagtaattcAAGGTATAACACTTCAAATCAACATGATGacactaataataaaaatgattcaaattattcCATAACAAATGTAACAGAAAATGAGGAACTCATCTCTAGGAAAAATATGAGTAATTCAGCTTCAAGATATGGGAAGAAAGGCAGGAATATTAGATATTCTAATACTAGTGGTAGTACTACTAATCAAAAGggaattattacaaatagCAGAAATTCAAACGATCGTAGCACAAATGGTAGCACATATAACGATATTAAACTAAGACTACCGAAAGGACCAAAATCATTCACTTCCACTACTGATATCTCAACCACTTCTTCAAATCTacctaattcaaataaaaatacaaatttacATATAGATatcaattctaataatgctaataataatataattagtCAAATAAGCAAgcatattaaattttcaattttaaagcAAAAGAGAAGCTCCTCAGTTTATGAAAGACTATTACAGGTTGGTGAAGGTACCTATGGTAAAGTTTATAAAGCTAAAAATAGGATCAACTGGAGAAATTGTTGCATTGAAAAACTAAGGTTAGAAGGTGAAAAGGAGGGCTTTCCAATAACATCTATTCGAGAagttaaattattacaaactTTTAATcatgaaaatatttcaaaattaactGAAATCATGTGTGAATCACAGAGGATCATTTATAtgatatttgaatattctgataatgatttatcgggtatattattagataaaaaattgacAATTAAACCTAATCAGTGTAAACATTTATTTAAACAGTTATTGTTGGGTATTGATTATTTGCAcgataattttattttacatcGAGATATAAAAGGTTCAAACATTCTcgttaataataaaggcatattaaaaataacagACTTTGGTTTAGCACgtaaaatgaaattaaattacaatattaataatgatgataatagcaataaaaataatatgcaATATTCAGAGCCCCCACCTGAAAATGATTACACGAATAGAGTTATAACGTTATGGTATAGGCCACCTGAGCTTTTAATGGGTACTACAAATTATTCAAGTGAAGTTGATATGTGGGGATGTGGATGTTTATTAGTCGAACTATTTAATAAGACAGCCATTTTCCAAGGTATTAACGAAATTGAGCAAATAAATTccatatttaaaatattaggtactccaaatttaaatacatGGCCAGAATTTCATAAAATGCCATGGTTCTTCATGATATTGCCCTTCTTGAAACAAAACTATGAATTTAAGTATTTTGagaaatttagaaaattattgCCCACCGAGGAATGTTATAATCTATCACTGGGTTTATTAGATTATAATCcaaagaaaagattaaatgCTAAGGAAGCTTTGAACAGTCAATATTTTAAGGAGGATCCATTACCAGAGCCATTGGTTTTAGAAGGATACGTTGGAAGACATGAATATGAAGTGAAGCAAGCGAGAAAATtgcaaaagaaaaaagagaGCGGTTCTGGTTTGGGTTCtcataatactaataataatactggtaataataacaacaataattcCAGCCATAACCCTAGCGTAATCAATCAtacaaattctaattctaattctaattctaatacaCATTCTAGCAGAAGTAGAAGTACTAGCATAAGTGCTGATGCCAGCTTGAATACTAAAAAGTGAGAATGATTAGCCAGCTCATgatgtatatatatgtatatattgtGTACATTTATATAgcgatttttttttcaaaaaacactatataaattaaaatctgCATAAACCAAGTATTTTTCACCCATTTTTACCATTAAAATGATACattgttaaaaataatatgagATATATAAGGTAAAAATAAGATATTATacataaaaattataactGTAAAATATGTTAATGCAAACCTAGAGAATGAGTATCatagaatataaaaacttagaaatataaatcagTTTATTGGATCGTTTCTATTAGAAAATCTCTCTTCAAAGCATTCTTTTGAACCAAAAAACCAGGcataattaattttccCTATTTGATCTATCatgtttttattaacaGAATTATTCAGTTTCACTAACTCTccatttgttatttttaaattattttgaagtGTTTCCAGTTGTTGAGCAAGATGTTGATATTGTCTTTCTTTAGTGGGGTTCATAATGTATCTGTATTCTGAAACTTGTTATTGATATAATCTTTCTTGaaacaatatattattttaagcACTACATATTCGATATTGAACAATAGTAGATGTTTTAGATCTGTTTAGTTTTTGCGTATTGCAAATTCTAACATGGGGTGTACTGGTGTATTGTTAAGTGTAAAGCTATTGTTAAAAAACgattattaaaagttgcttataattgaataaaaccatttttcttaaagGGACAAGACAATAAAATCTTGTTGTGGTTAAAATATAACCTTTCATTCCAAGagttttttcttcattaaagaaaaatatttaaataataaagcaCTAAGAAATATTGTGTTTTGCTTTATTATGAATTGAAGGGAAAATAGCATTAAAACAATACAAGCAATAACTAGCTAATATTCTACCTCTAATTATCCCATTGCAGAAACTGTCATAATGCAAAGTCATTTACAAGACGCTCAAGCTTTACTGGCAGAAGTTACTGAGAGTTTCCAATCAGAAAGAgaaacaaaacaaatacaaaatattaataggACGATAAATGAGATACGATCTACTACTGAAGCACAAATAGCTGTGAAGTCTAATAAGCTTCATATCCTCCAACAGCAAGTTGATACCAATAGtaatcaaattcaattactTCAAGATATGATTCATAATATAAATGATCAATCACAGGGGCCCGATGAAGTTTTAGCTTTATTAAATACTACTAAAGTGGAGCTAAAATCCTTGGAAAATGAAGTCTCACAGTTACAGGATCTCTATTATACTCTTGAAGATGAGGCAGCTAAAGAGCACTCTTTGCAACAACTAATAGCAGTCGAACATCATCATGCTACTGATAATAAGGATCTAATTAATGCAAGCCAGATAGCTGCATTTGGCTTATTAGCAGGTATTAATCCATCTTATAATTTAGATCATGTATTATTGATGGATAATAAAGGTAAGGTGcatcaaattaaaaaagatgaTACCTTATCACAATTTGAAACAACGCAAAAGATTTGGAAATTGATAGAAGAAAgagtaaataaataaatctaaaCTCAAATAACACAAAAGAATGTAAAATGTTGTGTGATATTTTGCAATACTAATGGATCTTGGAACTCTTAACAATAAGCGGTAAACCCTAATCTCAATAAGTTTGAGCTAAATTGCAGTTGACTTATAGGGCTATCTAAGGACtgtcaaatattaatatatattattttgattatttttgtCTCAACAAgctattttgaaaaaattgttggTAAATTTACATCGATATTTTAATCTACTGATATATTTGCTGCTCTCCAGTTTCAATTTCGTGATTAGCACTAATTGTGTATATCTATTCTATATCACATTTAATCTATTGATGTaagtataatataataagtTTCGTCAATATTGACATTATGTAACATACGGTTATCTGTCTGAGTTTGTTGGAATAACAactataactaaaaaaattaatactaAATTTGGTTAATTATCAGCTTGAGCTTATATGTACTTAGTTTATGTGGTTATGTAGCATTAATCAtacaaatttgaattttttttaatatatgcATATTGGTTTATAGACGTCTATATACAGGTTTTCTtaataaagtaaataataacGTTACTAATATCTTAAAATTAACCAACAAATTGTATTAATAGTTTTCAGGATTAGTTCTTTGAGATATTTTTGTCCATTTGGGTACATGATGAACACTTTTACGATAGCCCCTAacttttttatcaaatactGTATATTTATCTCGTGGTAGCATTTGACTCtcttttggaaaaattttggaattatttAGATCTTTAACTATCTGCGGTAGAATTAATGGTTCTCCTAGAGATTgtgtttttaataattcttgtttTAGACCGGTCGTTACAGTTTCAATCACTTTATCTATTTGAGTCAATCTCCCTCTTAAACGTTGTTTTTGAGGTCTTGACATTCGCCATGATCTCTTCCATAGCAAACCTCCCAGCAATGGTTGACTAACTTTAAACATGATTTCGTAGTTATTACTTTTTTGCTTATGGTAGTGTATTTGTAGACATATAAGTCATTGTATGTTAAAAGGTTTTATACttgtatattataattatcgAATTCTTACTTGGGCTCAATATGCTAAGGGCATGAAAAAACGGAATTAATAGAACGGCGCTAGCAAATCATTTTCCACAAAAGATGTatgatataaaatttttaataaaatcattGATTAAAATCTAGTATATAGTACAGCATTCTTTGTATTTACATTATATACATTTCTATAAGGCTAATAGAtctatatcattattaaagttaGCCTTGtttgcattattattgatattaatattggtattgttattagtattgCTAATAGAGTCGTTCGAATGACTGTTATCGTTATCATCTAGATCAATTAGTAAATCATCGCCATCGTCCATATTTTCTGAttttaaatgttttatATCTTCTAAGTTTGTATTTTGTTTTGCTTCACGAATTTTATTTGGATTGAGGTAATAAATAGAAGTGATACTACCTAgttctttaattaaaatattgacTAATTCCTCATTTAATTGGTTGATACTAGTATTAATTTGAGGTAGTTTTGTATTACTAACCAATTCGTTAATTAATCTAAagtcatttaaattttctgaatgttttaatattctATCATATATGATACTGATATCCTTCAAATCTACTGAGATTGAATCAGTTAAACATTTATTAACAACATTATGTATCAAAGATTTATTTGCAAGTtggaaatataatttaatagaggtaattaataaattgaattgagtaacatcttcttcttcattaaaattatttaaaaaccCTTTTAGTTTCTCCTCGATATTGAACCCATTTTCAATAGTGGTATTTTGAAATGTATGATAGTATTCACTTAGAAGCCATAGATAATTACTCTTTGCAAGTGGATCAATTAGTTGTATTTCTGGTTCATCTAAATCCTGAATtatgaaatttattagatcTTCTGATAATTCGAATGAATCAGTTGCAGCTCTAAAATAACGAATCAAATTACATATACCTATCAAGCATTCATCTCTATAGATATCTTGAGGCATCAACATTGAAA
Proteins encoded in this window:
- the CTK1 gene encoding cyclin-dependent serine/threonine protein kinase CTK1 (similar to Saccharomyces cerevisiae CTK1 (YKL139W); ancestral locus Anc_2.425), whose product is MAFHDRERSSKIGSNNSNPQSTGSNTSNASKRNYITKHIPRGPRKRPSNNSNISNSNEHTSTDYNDSLSNNPLAKRLKPAHTHQNNSINNADNRYKEKSSSRTNSRYRGANDQSNNTSNSTNSNDRYLNSNSRRRNSHRRSQNSNSGPNSGNNTRSSSRYQGQINNSNSRYNTSNQHDDTNNKNDSNYSITNVTENEELISRKNMSNSASRYGKKGRNIRYSNTSGSTTNQKGIITNSRNSNDRSTNGSTYNDIKLRLPKGPKSFTSTTDISTTSSNLPNSNKNTNLHIDINSNNANNNIISQISKHIKFSILKQKRSSSVYERLLQVGEGTYGKVYKAKNRINWRNCCIEKLRLEGEKEGFPITSIREVKLLQTFNHENISKLTEIMCESQRIIYMIFEYSDNDLSGILLDKKLTIKPNQCKHLFKQLLLGIDYLHDNFILHRDIKGSNILVNNKGILKITDFGLARKMKLNYNINNDDNSNKNNMQYSEPPPENDYTNRVITLWYRPPELLMGTTNYSSEVDMWGCGCLLVELFNKTAIFQGINEIEQINSIFKILGTPNLNTWPEFHKMPWFFMILPFLKQNYEFKYFEKFRKLLPTEECYNLSLGLLDYNPKKRLNAKEALNSQYFKEDPLPEPLVLEGYVGRHEYEVKQARKLQKKKESGSGLGSHNTNNNTGNNNNNNSSHNPSVINHTNSNSNSNSNTHSSRSRSTSISADASLNTKK
- the HSK3 gene encoding Hsk3p (similar to Saccharomyces cerevisiae HSK3 (YKL138C-A); ancestral locus Anc_2.426), whose product is MNPTKERQYQHLAQQLETLQNNLKITNGELVKLNNSVNKNMIDQIGKINYAWFFGSKECFEERFSNRNDPIN
- the TBLA0H00390 gene encoding uncharacterized protein (similar to Saccharomyces cerevisiae SPC24 (YMR117C); ancestral locus Anc_2.427) translates to MQSHLQDAQALLAEVTESFQSERETKQIQNINRTINEIRSTTEAQIAVKSNKLHILQQQVDTNSNQIQLLQDMIHNINDQSQGPDEVLALLNTTKVELKSLENEVSQLQDLYYTLEDEAAKEHSLQQLIAVEHHHATDNKDLINASQIAAFGLLAGINPSYNLDHVLLMDNKGKVHQIKKDDTLSQFETTQKIWKLIEERVNK
- the MRPL31 gene encoding mitochondrial 54S ribosomal protein mL60 (similar to Saccharomyces cerevisiae MRPL31 (YKL138C); ancestral locus Anc_2.428), with protein sequence MFKVSQPLLGGLLWKRSWRMSRPQKQRLRGRLTQIDKVIETVTTGLKQELLKTQSLGEPLILPQIVKDLNNSKIFPKESQMLPRDKYTVFDKKVRGYRKSVHHVPKWTKISQRTNPENY